CttgtaaaaataaagttactaattagggtacaatatttttaaacaattctttcttcttttagctTTACCCTGTTGCTTCTGGCAGGGTTGCTCCCAGAGGAGTTCCTGGGTCAGGATGGGATCTCAGGCCTCTATGTTACTGAGGAATGAAGAATTGGAGGCAATTAAGAAGGAGACTGGCTTTTCCCATAGTCAGATTGCCCGCCTCTATAGACGGTTCACTACCTTGGACAAAGAAGAGAGTGGATCTCTCAGCCGGGAAGATTTCCAGAGGATTCCAGAACTTGCCATCAACCCACTGGGAGACCGGATCATCAGTGCCTTCTTTCCAGATGGAGAAGACCAGGTGAACTTCCGTGGATTCATAAGAATCTTGGCTCATTTCCGACCCATTGATAATGATGTAAAGAACAAAGATGTGATTGGATCCGAACCACTCAATAGCCGAATCAACAAACTACGCTTTGCTTTTCAACTATATGATTTGGATAAAGATGACAAGATCTCCCGCAATGAGCTGTTACAGGTGTTACACATGATGGTTGGAGTGAATATCTCAGATGAACAACTGGGCATCATTGCAGACAGGACCATCCAGGAAGCTGATCAGGATGGAGATGGAGCCATATCTTTCACAGAATTTGTTAACATTTTAGAGAAGGTGCACATAGAGCAGAAAATGAGCATTCAATTTCTTGATTAAAGCAGTGAAGCCAAATTGTTCCCTGCTCTCTAGTACTTAAGAACTAGAGTTTGAGAACCTTCTGTGTACCAGCCCCACTTCTACCCTATCATTGCTCTCCCCCCAAATACTGCTGTTGGCTGTATGACAACCTGAGATATTCTCTATCAACACAAAACTGCCTTTGGTGTGAAGAGGGTGTTACGGAATGTCTCTTCAGTATGCATTCACTGATGCTCCACTTCCAAACATCATCTCCCTTGTCCTACTGCTGAATGCCAGATGTCCATTTGGTCTGAGAAAATGAGAGGAGTAACTACGCCGAGAACCAAATAGCCAAGCTCTTTCGTGGGATGTGGACTATAGCCATGCTGCCTTCTCCAATAAGCCTTTGGCATTGCCTCCAACTTTTCCCATgtgttctctgcttcctgcttcttTGTCACCCAACCTACCCTTTGCTGGTTCTTTCAGTCTCCTTGATTTTTATTAGCTCTCCAATTCCCACTGATTGATGTGGCACCCCAATTTATGCCTATTAAATATGTTTCTAACTTGGCAATATACTTCTATGGTCTGCAAGTTTTTATTTACCTTTGCTCATAAATCAGTCTCTAGGATATTGCCTCCCCAAGGGCTTTTCAGGAATCAACTCTTCTTTGGGAAGAATgtaacctctgttccctgcactCTATTCTGTCATCAAAGGATTGTTTGATGGAGATGGTCTTCTTGGGAGGTAAGGTGTGGAGCCACATTTTCTCAGTGGCTCACTCAGGTCACTCTCCCTCCAGTCTCTGAGCCTCTACATGCACACCTATGTGGCAAACCTTGTTACTGCACTGTAGATCCTTCAGAAAGCAGCCATGTGTATGCCGGTTTGTTGGGGGCACCATCACCACCAGAACTTCTGCTCTGACCATATTCTTGAGGACTTTCTCATGGGTTTTTGAACAAAGAGGCTGGACACCCTGAAAAGCATCCTGCTTTGACCCCTCAGTGTTATGGGCACTGGAATTCTTTTCACTTCATGTTCCCAAGTAGATTACTGCTAAGCAAATGCCCAATTTATCCTTTATGAGATTTCAAGATTGTCCTCCATATCTTTAAGACTTTCACACTTGGCAAATGACTATGCTGGAAGCTGTCATTGGCTCCAAAAAGAAGTCCAAAGCATCAAATGTATTGTAGTTTAGATGCCTGGTTACAATAGCTTCCTAGCTCCTTGTGTAGATTACTGCTAATCTCTTAGAAACATAA
This sequence is a window from Ictidomys tridecemlineatus isolate mIctTri1 chromosome X, mIctTri1.hap1, whole genome shotgun sequence. Protein-coding genes within it:
- the LOC110597674 gene encoding calcineurin B homologous protein 1; translation: MGSQASMLLRNEELEAIKKETGFSHSQIARLYRRFTTLDKEESGSLSREDFQRIPELAINPLGDRIISAFFPDGEDQVNFRGFIRILAHFRPIDNDVKNKDVIGSEPLNSRINKLRFAFQLYDLDKDDKISRNELLQVLHMMVGVNISDEQLGIIADRTIQEADQDGDGAISFTEFVNILEKVHIEQKMSIQFLD